A window of Flavobacteriales bacterium contains these coding sequences:
- a CDS encoding DegT/DnrJ/EryC1/StrS family aminotransferase — MRDIQMVDLVGQYQKIKSEVSNEILGVIDSGAFINGPAVKTLSTDLAEYIGCKYCIPCGNGTDALQIALMALGLEPGDEVITVPFTFIATAEVISLLRLKPVFVDVDPDTYLMNLEQVEKAITDKTKCIIPVQLFGQCVDMEPLMKLANNKNIAILEDNAQALGSEYTFSDGSTKKAGSIGTISTTSFYPSKSLGGYGDGGAIFTSDDELAATIRMIVNHGSKEKYYHEVVGVNSRLDTIQAAILCIKLKKLEGYIEARQTAAAFYDKALEEIEEVVTPKRIPNRTHIFHQYTLNVGSHRDELRQELTDKGIPSMIYYPVPLHLQKAYQNGGSVNNAFPISEALSKSVLSLPMCTELDEEQLDYIVSTIKNYFTK, encoded by the coding sequence ATGAGAGATATTCAAATGGTCGACTTAGTAGGGCAATACCAGAAAATTAAGTCAGAGGTAAGTAATGAAATATTGGGGGTTATTGATTCTGGTGCTTTCATTAATGGCCCTGCGGTAAAAACGTTAAGTACAGATCTTGCAGAGTACATAGGCTGTAAATATTGTATTCCTTGTGGTAATGGCACAGATGCTCTTCAGATTGCTTTAATGGCTTTGGGATTAGAGCCAGGTGATGAGGTAATAACAGTGCCTTTTACTTTTATTGCAACAGCGGAGGTGATATCATTGCTTCGTTTAAAACCTGTATTTGTTGATGTTGATCCAGATACGTACCTGATGAATTTGGAACAAGTCGAAAAGGCAATTACAGATAAAACAAAGTGCATTATTCCTGTTCAGTTATTTGGTCAATGTGTGGATATGGAACCGTTAATGAAATTGGCGAATAATAAGAATATTGCTATTCTCGAAGATAATGCACAAGCTTTAGGTTCTGAATATACTTTTTCGGACGGTTCAACAAAAAAAGCAGGTAGTATTGGAACCATTAGTACAACTTCATTTTATCCTTCAAAATCTCTTGGTGGCTATGGGGATGGAGGTGCAATTTTTACAAGTGATGATGAATTGGCAGCTACCATTAGAATGATTGTTAATCATGGATCGAAAGAGAAGTATTATCATGAAGTTGTAGGTGTTAATTCACGCTTAGATACTATTCAAGCAGCCATATTGTGCATTAAGTTGAAAAAACTGGAGGGGTATATAGAGGCTCGCCAAACGGCTGCAGCCTTTTATGATAAGGCTTTAGAGGAAATTGAGGAGGTAGTGACACCTAAAAGAATTCCTAATAGAACGCACATTTTCCATCAATATACGTTAAACGTAGGGTCGCATAGAGACGAATTAAGACAAGAACTTACCGATAAAGGTATTCCAAGTATGATTTATTATCCGGTGCCTCTTCATTTGCAGAAAGCTTATCAAAATGGGGGCAGTGTAAATAATGCATTTCCGATCTCTGAGGCATTGTCTAAAAGTGTTTTGTCTTTACCGATGTGTACAGAATTAGATGAAGAGCAGCTTGATTATATCGTAAGCACAATTAAAAATTATTTTACAAAGTAA